Proteins found in one Gimesia chilikensis genomic segment:
- a CDS encoding REP-associated tyrosine transposase: MTRNRKRIRHFHGLGDCHELTFSCYQNRSLLVCDLWSQMLCQSIDRALRRYQFGLIAFVIMPNHLHMLVYPKQRECRVDRLLWAIKRPFSYRIKQLLQETQNPLLDHLIIRDRPGSTIFRFWQEGPGYDRNLSSLKAVEASIDYIHLNPVKKKLVDYCRDWKWSSARWYESEGKLVDSDLPELSGLPWDFFESDQE; this comes from the coding sequence ATGACCAGAAATCGAAAACGGATCAGGCATTTTCATGGATTGGGTGATTGTCATGAACTAACGTTTTCGTGCTATCAGAACAGGTCTCTGTTAGTTTGTGATCTCTGGAGTCAGATGTTGTGTCAGTCAATTGATCGTGCCTTGAGGCGTTATCAGTTTGGCTTGATTGCCTTTGTGATTATGCCGAATCATTTACATATGCTGGTTTATCCGAAACAGAGGGAATGTCGAGTTGATCGTTTGCTGTGGGCAATAAAACGTCCCTTTTCATATCGCATTAAGCAGTTACTGCAGGAAACACAAAATCCATTGCTGGATCACCTGATAATCAGGGATCGTCCTGGAAGTACTATCTTTCGATTCTGGCAGGAAGGGCCTGGATATGATCGGAACCTGTCGTCATTGAAAGCTGTTGAGGCATCGATTGACTATATTCACTTGAATCCAGTCAAGAAGAAACTGGTAGATTATTGTCGGGACTGGAAATGGTCGAGTGCTCGCTGGTATGAGAGCGAAGGAAAGTTGGTTGATTCAGATTTGCCTGAGCTGAGTGGCCTTCCATGGGATTTTTTTGAATCTGATCAGGAGTGA
- a CDS encoding TIGR02452 family protein: MSSRTGRANLAKTTLQVMDVGRYVNPQGESVSIAEAMEACNAASEYFAPGELEQLRAEVVSAPCPYAETRFELENETTLEGAHTLVLKGNAGRIGVLNFASAKNPGGGFLGGSQAQEESLARSSALYGSLTRFHSEYYEAHRNQKDAFYSDRMIYSPDCPVFRDDAGAFLDASYQVDFLTSPAPNAGAIQKNRPLMVAEIPGTLQARMDKVLALFASKGCATLVLGAWGCGVFRNCPEMVAASFAEFLKPGGPYHGRFELVRFSVLDRAEGQPIYGAFAECFGCAKEAKL, encoded by the coding sequence ATGAGCAGTCGAACTGGACGTGCCAATCTGGCGAAGACGACATTGCAGGTGATGGATGTAGGACGGTATGTGAATCCGCAGGGTGAATCGGTATCGATCGCCGAGGCGATGGAGGCCTGTAACGCGGCTTCCGAATATTTTGCTCCCGGGGAACTGGAGCAGTTGCGGGCAGAAGTGGTATCTGCCCCCTGCCCTTATGCTGAGACCCGGTTTGAGCTGGAGAATGAGACGACCCTGGAAGGCGCGCATACGCTGGTATTGAAAGGAAATGCAGGCCGGATCGGAGTGTTGAATTTTGCATCCGCGAAGAATCCAGGCGGTGGTTTTCTGGGAGGCAGTCAGGCGCAGGAAGAGAGCCTGGCCCGGAGTTCGGCTCTCTATGGCTCGCTGACCCGGTTTCACAGTGAATACTACGAGGCGCACCGGAACCAGAAAGATGCGTTTTACTCGGACCGGATGATTTACTCGCCCGACTGTCCTGTCTTTCGGGACGATGCGGGTGCGTTTCTGGACGCGAGTTACCAGGTGGACTTTCTGACGAGTCCGGCACCGAATGCGGGAGCGATTCAGAAAAATCGTCCGTTGATGGTCGCGGAGATTCCCGGAACTCTGCAGGCACGGATGGATAAGGTGCTCGCATTGTTCGCCAGTAAAGGCTGTGCAACTCTTGTGTTGGGGGCCTGGGGCTGTGGTGTGTTCCGCAACTGCCCCGAAATGGTCGCTGCGAGTTTTGCGGAGTTCCTGAAGCCCGGCGGTCCTTACCATGGACGGTTTGAACTGGTACGATTCTCGGTACTGGACCGGGCGGAAGGACAGCCGATCTATGGGGCTTTCGCAGAATGCTTTGGGTGTGCGAAAGAAGCGAAACTGTGA
- a CDS encoding tetratricopeptide repeat protein, which produces MSAEDENQEQGESDLREFRIGVRVDPEEGLQSIGMEVVNGLVNLGGRIVSLQGGGATFRKLDPNEEAQNKNLTLTGCDIQVIMDVSGVGETPASQEHDRLYRAGLDLINPYMQIVGRETQPADTETAQEELKRGIELLKWVLDINPGNGSAWWIIGKAEQALDNTEVACDAFGHAYRLKSENADTAREYMYECLKLGRAAQAISAARHAIELKPDDMGLVANLALALLIGGELEEAAEVIEIAVDGAPDDPINVNLQQRIAEVCAGVVPQPRKLADMDAT; this is translated from the coding sequence ATGTCTGCTGAGGATGAGAATCAGGAACAGGGTGAGTCAGATCTGCGCGAGTTTCGTATCGGGGTGCGGGTCGATCCCGAAGAGGGACTGCAGTCGATTGGCATGGAAGTGGTGAATGGCCTGGTCAATCTGGGAGGACGCATTGTTTCTCTGCAGGGAGGTGGCGCCACCTTTCGTAAGCTTGATCCCAACGAAGAGGCACAGAACAAAAATCTGACCCTGACCGGCTGTGATATCCAGGTAATTATGGATGTTTCGGGAGTCGGAGAGACCCCCGCTTCCCAGGAACACGATCGACTGTATCGGGCGGGCCTGGATCTAATCAATCCGTACATGCAGATTGTGGGCCGCGAGACGCAACCTGCAGATACGGAGACAGCACAGGAAGAACTGAAACGGGGTATCGAACTGCTCAAGTGGGTGCTGGATATCAATCCCGGTAATGGGTCGGCGTGGTGGATTATCGGTAAGGCGGAACAGGCGCTGGACAATACGGAGGTGGCCTGCGATGCATTCGGGCACGCGTATCGGTTGAAGAGCGAGAACGCTGACACCGCGCGGGAATATATGTACGAGTGCCTGAAACTGGGACGGGCGGCACAGGCGATCTCGGCGGCGCGGCATGCGATAGAACTCAAGCCGGACGATATGGGCCTGGTAGCGAACCTGGCGCTGGCTCTGTTGATCGGCGGCGAACTCGAAGAAGCAGCCGAGGTGATCGAGATTGCAGTGGACGGCGCGCCCGATGACCCGATCAATGTGAATTTACAGCAGCGGATTGCCGAAGTGTGTGCGGGCGTGGTTCCCCAGCCTCGAAAACTGGCTGACATGGATGCGACTTGA
- a CDS encoding cysteine hydrolase family protein, with the protein MSRALLVIDVQNEYFTGALPITHPAEHLERILEAMDAAAEQKVPVVVVQHHFEDPEKPFFQKGTPGWELHPEVAGRPHDLLLEKTMPGSFTGTQLEAWLRERDIDTVTIAGYMTHMCCDTTAREAVHRGFTVEFLNDATGTLPLSNSAGEVTAEELQRSILCAQQMLLSEVLDVEAWKGRL; encoded by the coding sequence ATGAGTCGGGCATTGCTGGTGATTGATGTGCAGAATGAGTATTTCACGGGGGCACTGCCGATCACGCATCCGGCGGAGCACCTGGAACGGATTCTGGAGGCGATGGATGCCGCTGCGGAACAGAAAGTGCCTGTGGTTGTGGTGCAGCATCATTTCGAGGATCCGGAGAAGCCGTTCTTTCAGAAAGGGACTCCCGGCTGGGAACTGCATCCCGAAGTCGCCGGTCGTCCACACGATCTGCTGCTGGAGAAAACAATGCCGGGCAGCTTTACGGGGACACAACTGGAAGCGTGGCTGCGGGAACGCGATATCGATACCGTGACCATCGCCGGCTACATGACGCATATGTGCTGTGACACGACGGCCCGCGAAGCCGTGCATCGCGGGTTCACCGTCGAATTCCTGAATGACGCCACGGGAACACTGCCTTTGTCGAACAGTGCCGGTGAAGTGACCGCGGAAGAGTTGCAGCGGTCGATCCTGTGTGCACAACAGATGCTGTTGAGTGAAGTGCTGGATGTGGAAGCCTGGAAGGGACGCTTGTGA
- a CDS encoding serine hydrolase domain-containing protein, which yields MRLGHGRVGLLLMAATLLIMQTPVKAQNINHKLEPYLKSGNLPALSAAVVVRGTVTEFGVVGTRKMGADIPVTIHDKFHLGSDGKAMTATIAAMMIEEGKLKWDSTLEEVFPELKDSMAPGVGKVTLEELLSHTSGMRADDENLMQLLKDSFDVDGDLNDMRYWLLKESVKLPLETKPSTAWKYNNRGYTIAGAMIERVSGKAWDELIVERIFEPFQLTTAGLGTQSTLGKIDAPLGHVIQKDGKVKAYMAGPNADNSLILAPAGCLHLSILDLANWAGWNAGNGMRPPCNIVKAETVEKIHTPVFTIKGDKPARPGTPPNGKYAHGWGWLTVDWAPYPLLYHAGSNGKNLAQIWIDKEKDIAIVMMTNIGGVQADEALRELAKELYLNAVASY from the coding sequence ATGAGATTAGGACATGGCCGGGTGGGATTACTGCTGATGGCAGCGACTCTGCTGATTATGCAGACGCCCGTTAAGGCGCAGAATATCAATCACAAGCTGGAGCCGTATCTGAAGTCGGGCAATCTGCCGGCATTGTCTGCAGCGGTTGTCGTGCGAGGCACCGTAACGGAATTCGGCGTGGTCGGCACCCGGAAGATGGGAGCGGACATTCCAGTCACGATTCATGATAAGTTTCACCTGGGGTCTGACGGCAAAGCGATGACCGCCACGATTGCTGCGATGATGATCGAAGAAGGCAAGCTCAAGTGGGATTCAACGCTGGAAGAGGTCTTTCCCGAACTGAAAGACTCAATGGCACCCGGCGTGGGAAAAGTGACACTGGAAGAACTGCTTTCCCATACCAGTGGGATGCGTGCCGACGATGAAAATCTGATGCAGCTGCTGAAAGATTCATTCGATGTGGATGGCGATCTGAATGATATGCGGTACTGGCTGCTGAAAGAATCGGTCAAACTGCCGCTGGAAACAAAGCCTTCCACTGCATGGAAATACAATAACCGCGGGTACACGATCGCCGGTGCGATGATTGAACGTGTGAGCGGCAAAGCCTGGGACGAGCTGATCGTCGAACGCATTTTTGAGCCATTTCAGCTGACGACCGCCGGTCTGGGAACACAGTCGACCCTGGGCAAAATCGATGCACCGCTGGGACATGTCATTCAGAAAGACGGTAAAGTCAAAGCGTACATGGCGGGGCCGAATGCGGATAACTCGCTGATTCTCGCGCCAGCGGGCTGTCTGCACCTGTCGATTCTGGATCTGGCGAACTGGGCTGGCTGGAATGCCGGGAACGGGATGCGGCCCCCCTGTAATATTGTGAAGGCGGAAACGGTCGAGAAAATTCACACTCCTGTCTTTACGATCAAAGGGGATAAACCGGCGCGTCCGGGAACGCCACCCAATGGAAAGTACGCTCACGGCTGGGGCTGGCTGACGGTGGACTGGGCTCCCTATCCCCTGCTCTATCATGCCGGTTCGAATGGCAAGAACCTGGCCCAGATCTGGATCGATAAAGAGAAAGACATCGCGATTGTGATGATGACCAACATCGGCGGTGTCCAGGCGGACGAGGCGCTGCGGGAACTGGCCAAAGAGCTGTATCTGAACGCTGTCGCCAGTTATTAA
- a CDS encoding class I SAM-dependent methyltransferase, with the protein MSNPMYSEHAAAYAQAIRDNSYNASYDRPSLLALLPKLNGMKVLDLGCGPGVYAEILLSRGAEVTAVDQSTEMVALVEQSLGDAVQCYTQDLAKGLPREADAAYDVVVCPLMLHYLEDFSPLLAEIRRVLKPGGLFVFSTHHPFVDYGFSPSGNYFLTEKIIDEWNTVGQPVRVEYYRRPLSEIIQSLIDAGFQITALSEGQPDERMRQSDPDSYQRLSTSPGFLFVKCQVG; encoded by the coding sequence ATGTCCAATCCGATGTATTCTGAACATGCCGCCGCCTATGCTCAGGCGATTCGCGATAACAGCTATAACGCGAGCTACGACCGCCCTTCTCTGCTGGCACTGCTGCCGAAGCTCAATGGAATGAAAGTACTCGATCTGGGCTGCGGTCCAGGCGTGTATGCAGAAATTCTGCTCAGCCGCGGCGCGGAAGTGACTGCCGTCGATCAATCCACGGAGATGGTGGCCCTGGTCGAACAGAGCCTGGGGGACGCGGTCCAATGTTACACCCAGGATCTGGCAAAGGGACTCCCGCGGGAAGCGGACGCTGCTTATGATGTGGTGGTCTGCCCGCTGATGCTGCATTACCTGGAAGATTTCTCCCCCCTGCTCGCAGAAATCCGCCGCGTGCTCAAACCGGGTGGGCTGTTTGTCTTTTCCACGCATCATCCGTTCGTCGATTATGGGTTTTCCCCGAGTGGGAATTATTTTCTGACGGAGAAAATTATCGACGAGTGGAATACGGTGGGACAGCCGGTGCGCGTGGAGTATTACCGGCGACCGTTGTCAGAGATCATCCAGTCGTTGATTGATGCCGGCTTTCAGATCACCGCATTGAGCGAAGGACAACCGGACGAGCGGATGCGTCAGAGCGATCCGGACAGTTACCAGAGATTGTCGACGTCCCCCGGATTTCTGTTTGTGAAATGTCAGGTTGGCTGA
- a CDS encoding RDD family protein, translated as MAGVSRDRSLGDGVYFAPEDYLSFCRRLVITLVDVTMLLLLWIPIGVIFTFVSYNYVFTPDLVWYFCCWCYLAVLRPSRVRSVGYWVTGARIITLRGTKPSVWRMTYRVLLNFYSPLNLVYDLLWVGVDRDRQSLTDRFAGTCVVRKRAEPVGRAEIHYTYYTGMSFLYFYPCVVLPRETEKLVEVELASST; from the coding sequence ATGGCGGGAGTCTCACGTGATCGTTCCCTGGGGGATGGCGTTTATTTTGCGCCCGAGGATTACCTCAGTTTCTGCCGTCGACTGGTGATAACACTGGTCGATGTTACGATGCTCCTGCTGCTCTGGATCCCGATCGGGGTCATTTTTACTTTTGTGTCTTACAATTATGTATTCACCCCGGATCTGGTCTGGTACTTCTGCTGCTGGTGTTACCTGGCGGTGCTGCGTCCCTCACGTGTGCGAAGTGTCGGTTATTGGGTGACGGGAGCTCGGATTATCACACTGCGGGGTACAAAGCCTTCTGTGTGGCGGATGACGTATCGCGTGCTGCTGAATTTTTACTCTCCTCTCAATCTCGTGTATGATCTGTTGTGGGTGGGAGTGGACCGGGATCGCCAGTCACTGACCGACCGGTTCGCTGGTACCTGTGTTGTACGCAAGCGGGCGGAGCCTGTGGGGCGAGCGGAAATCCATTATACGTATTACACCGGGATGTCGTTTCTCTATTTCTATCCCTGTGTCGTACTCCCGCGGGAAACTGAGAAGCTGGTTGAGGTGGAGCTCGCGAGTTCAACGTAA
- a CDS encoding SRPBCC family protein, translating to MRFCFEQTLPVSRGVLFRFHEDPAHLGLLLAEWPGFRLLRHAGHIQPGAETWFEQQVGGFLPVVMGFRHMVYEPDCRFGETLIHGPFERFTHLHEFDETAEGTVVRDILEVQLSWQYGGRFATQHIVANALNSAFDFRQRSLRELVSNRLEPDSDSRTE from the coding sequence ATGAGATTTTGTTTTGAACAGACCCTGCCCGTTTCCAGGGGCGTGCTGTTTCGGTTTCATGAGGATCCTGCGCATCTCGGGCTGTTGCTGGCGGAGTGGCCTGGATTTCGACTATTACGTCATGCCGGTCATATTCAGCCGGGAGCGGAAACCTGGTTTGAGCAGCAGGTCGGAGGTTTTCTGCCGGTAGTCATGGGATTTCGCCATATGGTTTATGAGCCCGACTGTCGTTTTGGTGAGACGCTGATTCATGGACCGTTTGAGCGGTTTACGCATCTGCATGAATTCGACGAGACGGCAGAGGGAACCGTGGTACGGGACATTCTGGAGGTGCAGCTGTCATGGCAGTATGGTGGACGTTTCGCGACGCAGCATATAGTTGCGAATGCGCTCAACTCTGCGTTTGATTTTCGCCAGCGTTCATTGCGGGAACTGGTGTCGAATAGACTAGAACCGGATTCCGATTCGAGGACTGAGTGA
- a CDS encoding response regulator transcription factor: MSSRILIVEDEEKIADFLVRGLAEEGYAVDHAEDGRVGWLLLNNEAWDLVILDWWLPVEDGIQLLRRFRQKNRTTPVLFLTARDAVTERVTGLDAGADDYLTKPFAFEELLARVRALLRRPGQSSSVVIEFEDIRADLETQRVMRAGQPLELTTKEFSLLLFFLRNPGKVLSRTRIYDTVWDDAYDGLSNTLEVHIKELRHKLEACGPRVIQTLRGRGYILEAASVEEGLR, translated from the coding sequence ATGAGCAGCCGGATTTTGATAGTGGAAGACGAGGAAAAGATCGCCGATTTCCTGGTGCGGGGACTGGCCGAAGAGGGATATGCGGTTGATCATGCAGAAGATGGACGTGTGGGCTGGCTGCTGTTGAATAATGAGGCCTGGGACCTGGTGATTCTCGACTGGTGGCTGCCGGTGGAAGACGGGATTCAACTGCTGCGTCGCTTTCGTCAGAAAAATCGCACGACGCCGGTGCTCTTCCTCACGGCCCGGGACGCGGTGACCGAGCGGGTCACGGGGCTGGATGCGGGAGCCGACGATTATCTCACCAAACCCTTTGCATTCGAGGAACTGCTGGCGCGGGTTCGGGCGTTGTTACGACGTCCGGGGCAGTCCAGCTCGGTGGTGATTGAGTTCGAAGATATCCGGGCTGACCTGGAGACACAAAGAGTCATGCGGGCCGGTCAGCCGTTGGAGCTCACGACCAAAGAGTTTTCACTGCTGCTGTTCTTTCTGAGGAACCCGGGCAAGGTACTCTCGCGGACACGGATCTACGATACCGTCTGGGACGATGCTTACGACGGGCTGTCAAATACGCTGGAGGTGCATATCAAGGAACTCAGGCACAAACTTGAAGCCTGCGGTCCCCGTGTGATCCAGACCTTACGGGGGCGGGGTTACATTCTGGAAGCAGCTTCCGTTGAGGAGGGACTGCGATGA
- a CDS encoding sensor histidine kinase codes for MKLTTRVSRFFLIALAVILVGNSLILYGVARTYLEHHFDEQLDALLHVLVAAAEVESDDVKFEATDHYVADETSSGNAFWLIVSGDGRVIAHSENYHAATGTAPQGHSEQPLIPDPEEYQQSGWRIVTHHLAAPDPKPVEERSSLEHAELTVIAASRLSPLQSTLFWLAVVLIVLPAFCWLIAALLGRRFCGQALKPIRQLADEVRQLDVRDPRARLDVPATADELEELGGAFNELLDQLFQEYEHQRRFAGNTAHQLRTPLTVMQGQVDVALRRPRSVEEYQETLASVSSASRSLNRTVDALLFLARPAGDEPIPDLQQVDLSAWLLEELNRWQQNDRGDDLVCESESGLICETSPALLGQILEILVSNAFKYSEPGTPVTVHAKRQGDRIELAVQDQGMGIAEEDWESIFEPFFRTRQARRQASPGTGLGLALAQHIATALSLKLHCESRLGEGSRFVLSIPSR; via the coding sequence ATGAAGCTGACCACGCGGGTTTCCCGGTTCTTTCTGATCGCGCTGGCTGTCATCCTGGTGGGTAATTCCCTGATCTTGTATGGCGTGGCGCGGACCTATCTGGAACATCATTTCGATGAACAGCTCGACGCCTTACTGCATGTTCTGGTGGCGGCGGCGGAGGTGGAGAGTGACGATGTTAAATTCGAAGCGACCGATCATTACGTGGCCGATGAAACTTCCTCCGGCAATGCATTCTGGCTGATTGTATCCGGGGACGGTCGCGTGATTGCTCACTCGGAGAATTATCACGCTGCGACGGGAACGGCTCCGCAGGGGCATTCTGAACAACCGCTGATTCCTGATCCCGAAGAGTATCAACAGTCTGGCTGGCGGATTGTGACCCATCATCTGGCGGCTCCCGATCCAAAGCCGGTCGAAGAGCGCTCGTCGTTGGAGCATGCCGAGTTGACGGTAATCGCTGCGAGCAGGCTGTCGCCGTTACAAAGTACCCTGTTCTGGCTGGCCGTGGTTTTGATTGTACTGCCGGCGTTCTGCTGGCTGATCGCGGCGTTACTGGGCAGACGCTTTTGTGGGCAGGCCTTGAAGCCCATTCGCCAGCTGGCCGATGAGGTACGTCAACTCGATGTGCGGGACCCCCGCGCCCGACTGGATGTACCCGCGACCGCGGATGAACTGGAAGAACTGGGAGGGGCTTTCAATGAACTGCTGGATCAGCTGTTTCAGGAATACGAACATCAAAGGCGGTTCGCGGGAAATACGGCGCACCAGTTGCGTACGCCGCTGACGGTGATGCAGGGACAGGTGGATGTGGCTTTGCGACGTCCGCGGAGTGTTGAAGAATACCAGGAGACGCTGGCTTCGGTCAGTTCTGCGAGTCGTTCTCTGAACCGGACCGTCGATGCTCTGCTCTTCCTGGCGCGACCGGCGGGGGATGAACCGATTCCCGATCTGCAGCAAGTCGATTTGTCGGCCTGGTTGCTTGAGGAGCTGAATCGCTGGCAGCAGAATGACCGCGGAGACGATCTGGTCTGCGAGAGTGAATCAGGGTTAATCTGTGAGACCTCCCCTGCACTGCTGGGGCAGATCCTGGAGATCCTCGTGTCGAATGCCTTTAAGTACAGCGAACCGGGAACGCCGGTCACGGTGCACGCGAAGCGGCAAGGCGATCGAATCGAGTTGGCGGTGCAGGATCAGGGAATGGGGATCGCGGAGGAAGATTGGGAATCGATTTTCGAACCCTTTTTCCGTACCCGCCAGGCGCGGCGACAGGCTTCCCCGGGGACAGGGCTGGGATTGGCGCTGGCACAGCATATCGCGACAGCGCTGAGTCTCAAATTACATTGTGAGAGTCGGCTCGGTGAAGGCAGCCGCTTTGTGTTATCGATTCCTTCCCGGTAG
- a CDS encoding DUF3592 domain-containing protein, whose product MDTDEEMRQLKSMAKWVLIGLVVFISSGYYAFQELKFMIWGQTAEATVTNVFETSERRKPLLAVEYTFTDEEGQHHSERDDVPRSWPKPGPKVTVQYLSGVEDSSRLEGHSSSTAVWVFLTCCGLMAFGCFKLYQMASEAVDGPPRRRRR is encoded by the coding sequence ATGGATACCGATGAAGAGATGCGCCAGTTGAAATCGATGGCGAAATGGGTTTTGATTGGTTTAGTGGTCTTTATTTCCTCCGGATATTATGCGTTTCAGGAACTCAAGTTCATGATCTGGGGCCAGACCGCAGAGGCCACGGTAACGAACGTATTCGAGACATCTGAGCGGCGAAAACCACTGCTGGCGGTCGAGTATACATTTACGGATGAGGAAGGTCAGCATCACAGTGAGCGTGACGATGTGCCACGCAGCTGGCCGAAACCGGGGCCGAAGGTGACGGTGCAGTATCTGTCGGGCGTGGAGGACTCATCGCGACTGGAGGGACATTCCAGCAGCACGGCTGTCTGGGTCTTTCTGACATGTTGCGGATTGATGGCGTTTGGCTGCTTCAAGCTGTACCAGATGGCCAGCGAAGCCGTCGATGGCCCGCCCCGCAGGAGACGACGATAG
- a CDS encoding VOC family protein, whose product MSAKLNLLVLRCQDLSASKKFYEQLGFQFHKEQHRTGPVHYAAQLEEMVFELYPLKPGAAVDQTRLGFRLSIEGDLKERLDRAGIEICDFTHHPKYSVYVVQDPDGRKVVLS is encoded by the coding sequence ATGTCTGCCAAACTGAATCTGCTGGTGCTGCGCTGCCAGGATCTGTCTGCCTCAAAAAAGTTTTATGAGCAACTGGGATTTCAATTCCACAAAGAGCAGCATCGGACCGGACCGGTACACTATGCTGCGCAGCTGGAAGAGATGGTATTTGAGCTGTATCCACTCAAACCGGGAGCAGCCGTTGATCAGACACGGTTAGGGTTCCGATTGTCGATCGAGGGAGATTTGAAGGAGAGACTGGATCGGGCCGGGATCGAAATTTGTGATTTTACTCATCATCCCAAGTATTCGGTGTATGTCGTACAAGATCCGGACGGCAGGAAGGTGGTGCTCTCCTGA
- a CDS encoding DUF4291 domain-containing protein has product MPRLYEIRADYDRETIVVYQAYADPIADAALEAQTFVRPFSLTRMTWIKPSFLWLMHRSHWGQKTGQTRILAVRITRAGWERALSLGELTSPERGVYRSAAEWERKFQTAPVHIQWDTERSSRGAALSCFSIQVGLSRHIIREYVEEWIVGIEDLTPRVRKWNAIRVGSSRSLKRELPGEKVYPVPGELTRKLLISD; this is encoded by the coding sequence ATGCCCCGTCTTTATGAAATACGAGCAGACTATGATCGCGAGACGATCGTTGTGTACCAGGCCTATGCAGATCCGATTGCGGATGCGGCGCTTGAGGCACAGACGTTTGTGCGTCCGTTTTCATTGACGCGGATGACGTGGATCAAGCCTTCGTTTTTATGGCTGATGCATCGCAGTCACTGGGGACAGAAAACGGGACAGACACGAATTCTGGCGGTCCGTATCACCCGTGCCGGCTGGGAACGAGCGCTTTCACTGGGTGAGCTGACATCTCCCGAACGGGGCGTCTATCGCTCTGCAGCCGAGTGGGAGCGGAAATTCCAGACCGCGCCCGTGCATATTCAATGGGACACGGAACGGAGTTCCCGCGGAGCGGCTCTCTCCTGCTTCAGCATTCAGGTGGGCCTCAGTCGTCACATCATTCGCGAATATGTCGAGGAGTGGATTGTCGGCATTGAAGATCTGACGCCACGGGTTCGTAAGTGGAATGCGATTCGTGTCGGGAGCAGCCGCAGTCTGAAACGGGAGCTGCCGGGCGAAAAAGTTTATCCGGTGCCTGGGGAATTAACTCGAAAGCTGTTGATTTCCGACTGA
- a CDS encoding alpha/beta fold hydrolase: MARSESGTFTTSDGVNLHYLTAGAGPPLVILPGWSQSAALFQRQLDDLSDRCRCLVLDQRGHGESSKPDYGYRVSRLAMDLRELLQALDLQDAILLGHSAGCTVIWNYLDLFGEAGLRGLVLCDQMIARIRRPEWSETECRQYGAEAGGDEVLAQAELIGSKEGPAKTGEFLASMFTESFSEADLLQVIQESLKFPRPYAAELLLSVSAADYRDLLPRILLPTLCIGGAASHLGPEVMPWIAEQIPRGQVEMIAADAGGSHFMYLENPETFNSVVRDFVNQLTEGK; this comes from the coding sequence ATGGCGAGAAGCGAATCCGGAACGTTCACAACCTCGGACGGGGTGAATCTGCATTACCTGACTGCCGGTGCGGGACCGCCGCTGGTGATCCTGCCCGGCTGGTCGCAGTCAGCGGCGCTGTTTCAGAGGCAACTGGATGACTTGAGTGACAGGTGCCGCTGCCTGGTCCTGGATCAGCGCGGGCATGGAGAGTCGTCCAAACCGGATTATGGATATCGCGTCTCCCGACTGGCGATGGATTTGCGCGAGTTACTGCAGGCGTTGGATCTGCAGGATGCGATTCTGCTCGGTCATTCCGCGGGCTGTACGGTGATCTGGAATTACCTGGATCTGTTCGGCGAGGCGGGATTGCGTGGCCTGGTGCTCTGTGATCAGATGATTGCCCGCATCCGTCGGCCGGAATGGTCGGAAACCGAATGCCGCCAGTATGGGGCCGAGGCAGGCGGCGATGAAGTCCTCGCGCAGGCAGAGCTGATCGGCAGCAAAGAGGGGCCGGCTAAGACAGGCGAATTCCTGGCGAGCATGTTTACCGAGAGTTTCTCTGAAGCGGATCTGTTGCAGGTGATTCAGGAGAGCCTGAAGTTTCCCCGCCCGTATGCTGCGGAACTGCTACTGAGTGTGAGTGCCGCCGACTATCGTGATCTGCTGCCCCGGATTTTGCTGCCAACCCTCTGTATCGGCGGCGCAGCCAGCCACCTGGGACCTGAGGTCATGCCCTGGATTGCGGAGCAGATTCCCCGCGGCCAGGTCGAGATGATCGCTGCGGATGCGGGAGGCAGTCACTTCATGTATCTGGAGAATCCGGAAACTTTCAACAGTGTTGTCAGAGACTTTGTTAATCAACTGACTGAAGGTAAATGA
- a CDS encoding DUF6868 family protein encodes MDLTTLTSFFMWCSIFNGGLLVLWTLCFLLMPDLVYRTQKRWFPLPRETFDVVMYVFVGAFKLLFLVFNLVPYLALLMIG; translated from the coding sequence ATGGATCTGACGACGTTGACCAGCTTCTTCATGTGGTGTTCCATTTTCAACGGGGGGCTCCTGGTGTTGTGGACGCTCTGTTTTCTGTTGATGCCGGATCTGGTGTACCGGACACAGAAACGCTGGTTTCCTCTCCCCAGGGAGACCTTTGATGTGGTAATGTATGTGTTTGTAGGCGCGTTCAAGCTGCTGTTTCTGGTATTCAATCTGGTGCCTTATCTGGCGCTGTTGATGATCGGGTGA